The Clostridiisalibacter paucivorans DSM 22131 genomic sequence CTTTTTTTGATCATATCATGACCAAGTATATCTTCAAAATCCATATTTATCCTCCCTATTGTGAGTCTCTATTGAGTACTAAATCACATATATATATCCAATATAAGTCCTCTAATATCATCTAATCTCTTCAATATCTTTATATTATCCTTCTCTTTTTGTAATACGTCTTTCGTTAATTCTTCTAACTCTGTATTCACTTTTTTTATTATGCCATATACCCTATGTCTGCCCCTTCGGTCCAGGAAATTATTCTTGCTGAACTTCACCATATTATCTACTGATTCCTTCATAAATTCCGATATAAG encodes the following:
- a CDS encoding YaaR family protein; protein product: MKINDILNNTSKGIDVKSTEKAINTRVNNKTFMDKLDSMKGMSAKERLNTLLDRIDKQAARISKNVDIKEVVVYKKLISEFMKESVDNMVKFSKNNFLDRRGRHRVYGIIKKVNTELEELTKDVLQKEKDNIKILKRLDDIRGLILDIYM